The genomic stretch GATTTTATCTTACTGTTTgcttgtggtgtgtgtgtttaaaaattaGGGTTTGTAAAATAATTCTTGTGAAAGTGTGCTATTTTCCTAGCAAGTTATCTTCTTTCTACGGACAGTGGCTGTATTTTCCTCGCCAGTGCCCCCTCGTTCTGTTCCTCCTCCGCATGTGAGTTTGATCATTGCGCGTTATGGTTTTCTCTAGCACGTTTATTGGTAATACATCCTTTTTTGAGAAAGAGACCAGCCGCTCACCTCCCATGTCCCGCTCCCCAGCCTGGTCTACTGGCAGCAACACACAGACCCTCATGAAGGCACGGGGACAGCTGCTTCCTGACTTTGTTGTGGATGCTGCAGGGCTTGTTCTGAGGTCACTGAAtttgtggttttctgtttgtttcttttgagacggaatctcggaATCTCGCGcagtcacccaggcgggagtgcggtggtgtgatcttggctcactgcaatctccgcctcccaggttcaagcaattctcgagactcagcttcccaagtagctaggattacaggcacgcgcgaccacacccgactaatttttgtattctttttctttttttgagacggagtcctgctctgtcgcctaggctggagtgtagtggtattgtctcggctcactgcaacctccactccccgggttccagtgattctcctgcctcaggcttctgggtagctgtgattacaggtgtgcatgaccacgcccagataatttttgtatttttagtagagatggggtttcaccatgttggctaggctggtctcaaactcctaatctcaggtgatccaccggcctcggcctcccaaagtgctggaatttcaggtgtgagccaccgcacctggctgaggtCACTGACTTCGAACATGGGGCgtcctttctttatattttggtttctGTCTGGCACGGAGTAGGAACACAGTAAAGATGATCTGGCTCTGCATTTGTAGCCCCGAGGCAAAATTGCCATCCTTTTCTTTGTTGTATCAACAGCTCTCTTACAATGGCCAGGAAAGTAAGGAAGATGAAAGCTGCTTACTGTCACACAAGTTGGGTACAAAATTCCTATTTGGTCACTTTGGGAGAGAGTTCAAACCAAGTTCTCTTGAGTCTGCTAACTTTGTTTTAAACCCAGTCTATTCTCCATTCAGGGTCACATTTGCCTCTGTCCCAAAGAGGAAGTCTGCCACCCTCTTGGCTCAACTAAGTTTCTTTAGGTACTGGAGAAGTTTACCTTCTACAGAAAGCAatggtttctttcctttcatGGCAAATTGAGCTCACTCTTCATTTAAATACTAAGACATCGAGCCCATGAGAAGAGGTGGCCAATGCTAGGTCTCTGCCAGATTCTGCctcctgcattttaaaaatttggttatTGTTAAAACCCAGAAGGACACGAAGAGCGCTTCCCACTGTCTATCCACAGAAGACACTGCACTGCTTCATTAGCATCGTGGCCATCAAACACAAACATACCCAACCACTCCGATGATATCACAAAGTCCCAGGGAGGACGGGACAATGGAGAGCAATTCAGCACAGCATGCCATTTTTAAATACTGtgctctcaaaaataaatatagccaCTAAAGGGAAAACAGTATTAGGTTTAAATTGTGAGATAAAAATGTCTGTTATGTAAGGTTGTAACGTTCATGCTCAGCCCTTTTCTCTCAGGACTCCTCTCCCAGTTCTTTTTCGCTTCAAAGGGAAGCACTGTTTAAGAAAGAGGAAGGTGATTCTTCTCTTCCCGAGCGCAAGTCTGCAGCAGGCTCCCGGGTTGTCCGAATCACCGACCTCTCTTCCCAGCTGTATTTCCAAAATGTCGCTTTCTAACAAGCTGACGCTGGACAAGCTGGATGTTAAAGGGAAGCGGGTCGTTATGAGAGTCGACTTCAATGTTCCTATGAAGAACAACCAGATAACAAACAACCAGAGGATTAAGGCTGCTGTCCCAAGCATCAAATTCTGCTTGGACAATGGAGCCAAGTCGGTAGTCCTTATGAGCCACCTAGGCCGGCCTGATGGTGTCCCTATGCCTGACAAGTACTCCTTAGAGCCAGTTGCTGTAGAACTCAAGTCTCTGCTGGGCAAGGATATTCTGTTCTTGAAGGACTGTGTAGGCCCAGAAGTGGAGAAAGCCTGTGCCAACCCAGCTGCTGAGTCTGTCATCCTGCTGGAGAACCTCCGCTTTCAtgtggaggaagaagggaagggtaaaGATGCTTCTGGGAACAAGGTTAAAGCCGAGCCAGCCAAAATAGAAGCTTTCCGAGCTTCACTTTCCAAGCTAGGGGATGTCTACGTCAATGATGCTTTTGGCACTGCTCACAGAGCCCACAGCTCCATGGTAGGAGTCAATCTGCCACAGAAGGCTGGTGGATTTTTGATGAAGAAGGAGCTGAACTACTTTGCCAAGGCCTTGGAGAGCCCAGAGCGACCTTTCCTGGCCATCCTGGGCGGAGCTAAAGTTGCAGACAAGATCCAGTTGATCAATAATATGCTGGACAAAGTCAACGAGATGATTATTGGTGGCGGAATGGCTTTTACCTTCCTTAAGGTGCTCAACAACATGGAGATTGGCACTTCTCTGTTTGATGAAGAGGGAGCCAAGATTGTCAAAGACCTAATGTCCAAAGctgagaagaatggtgtgaagATTACCTTGCCTGTTGACTTTGTCACTGCTGACAAGTTTGATGAGAATGCCAAGACTGGCCAAGCCACTGTGGCTTCTGGCATACCTGCTGGCTGGATGGGCTTGGACTGTGgtcctgaaagcagcaagaagtaTGCTGAGGCTGTCACTCGGGCTAAGCAGATTGTGTGGAATGGTCCTGTGGGGGTATTTGAATGGGAAGCTTTTGCCCGGGGAACCAAAGCCCTCATGGATGAGGTGGTGAAAGCCACTTCTAGGGGCTGCATCACCATCATAGGTGGTGGCGACACTGCCACTTGCTGTGCCAAATGGAACACGGAGGATAAAGTCAGCCATGTGAGCACTGGGGGTGGTGCCAGTTTGGAACTCCTGGAAGGTAAAGTCCTTCCTGGGGTGGATGCTCTCAGCAATATTTAGTACTTTCCTGCCTTTTAGTTCCTGTGCACAGCCCCTAAGTCAACTTAGCATTTTCTGCAACTCCACTTGGCATTAGCTAAAACCTTCCATGTCAAGGTTCAGCTAGTGGCCAAGAGATGCAATGCCAGGAACCCTTAAACAGTTGCACAGCATCTCAGCTCATCTTTACTGCACCCTGGATTTACCTACATTCTTCAAGATCCCATTTGAATTTCTTAGTGACTAGACATTGTGCATTCTAgagtgcatatatttatattttgcttgTTAAAACAAGTGAGCTGTGTTAGCTTAGTTCTCTTTTGATGTAGGCTATTATGATTAGCTTTGTCACTGTTTCACTACTCAGCATGGAAACAAGATGAAATTCCATTTGTAGGTAGGGAGACAAAATTGATGATccattaaataaacaataaaagtgtccactgaaaaaaaaaaaaaaaaaaaaaaaaaaaagaaagaggaaggt from Rhinopithecus roxellana isolate Shanxi Qingling chromosome 9, ASM756505v1, whole genome shotgun sequence encodes the following:
- the LOC104658555 gene encoding phosphoglycerate kinase 1, whose product is MSLSNKLTLDKLDVKGKRVVMRVDFNVPMKNNQITNNQRIKAAVPSIKFCLDNGAKSVVLMSHLGRPDGVPMPDKYSLEPVAVELKSLLGKDILFLKDCVGPEVEKACANPAAESVILLENLRFHVEEEGKGKDASGNKVKAEPAKIEAFRASLSKLGDVYVNDAFGTAHRAHSSMVGVNLPQKAGGFLMKKELNYFAKALESPERPFLAILGGAKVADKIQLINNMLDKVNEMIIGGGMAFTFLKVLNNMEIGTSLFDEEGAKIVKDLMSKAEKNGVKITLPVDFVTADKFDENAKTGQATVASGIPAGWMGLDCGPESSKKYAEAVTRAKQIVWNGPVGVFEWEAFARGTKALMDEVVKATSRGCITIIGGGDTATCCAKWNTEDKVSHVSTGGGASLELLEGKVLPGVDALSNI